One window of Candidatus Cloacimonadota bacterium genomic DNA carries:
- a CDS encoding TetR/AcrR family transcriptional regulator, which translates to MVLTKRQEDIVQAAIGIIARRGFQALTTKNIAQSLGLTEAALYRHFASKKELINQLLVYFEDLSCQILEEISTSNLNPLESLRRFVMNRYRMFTADPDLARVMFSEEPFAHDPSFSSQMQRISGRHREAVVCYLQEGQRLGLIDPKLEPCQLFRIIVGSMRYTVNQWNMGGQSFDLIAEGEKLFQTIKIMIQINNQGE; encoded by the coding sequence ATGGTACTCACCAAAAGACAAGAGGATATAGTCCAGGCTGCGATTGGCATCATCGCCCGTCGTGGCTTTCAGGCTTTAACCACAAAAAACATCGCGCAGTCCCTGGGGCTGACGGAAGCCGCGCTATATCGTCATTTCGCCAGTAAAAAGGAGCTCATCAACCAGTTATTGGTCTATTTTGAAGACCTGAGCTGTCAGATTTTGGAGGAAATTTCCACGTCAAACCTGAATCCGCTGGAAAGCCTGCGCCGTTTTGTGATGAACCGCTACCGCATGTTTACTGCCGACCCGGATTTGGCGCGGGTGATGTTTTCCGAGGAGCCTTTCGCGCATGACCCATCCTTCAGCAGCCAGATGCAGCGCATTTCCGGCCGCCATCGCGAGGCGGTTGTCTGTTATCTGCAAGAGGGGCAAAGGCTTGGACTCATCGACCCCAAACTCGAACCCTGCCAGCTTTTCCGCATCATCGTGGGTTCCATGCGCTACACTGTGAACCAATGGAACATGGGCGGGCAATCTTTTGATTTGATTGCCGAGGGTGAAAAACTTTTTCAAACCATCAAAATTATGATTCAAATAAACAATCAAGGAGAATAG
- a CDS encoding cupin domain-containing protein — MQSRKVSELEPVVNKNGITGTKIYVQPEGEIVHLHLSPGAHLAAHTTPVNVAFYVLEGTATFVIGDEEQVFPQDTIVDSPKDIPHAVLNNGDSDLRLLVIKMPKP, encoded by the coding sequence ATGCAGAGCAGAAAAGTATCTGAACTCGAGCCTGTCGTAAATAAAAACGGCATCACCGGCACCAAGATTTATGTCCAGCCGGAAGGCGAAATCGTTCATCTGCACCTCAGCCCCGGAGCCCATCTGGCGGCTCATACAACCCCCGTTAACGTTGCCTTCTACGTTTTGGAAGGCACCGCCACCTTCGTGATTGGCGATGAAGAGCAGGTTTTCCCGCAGGATACCATCGTCGATAGTCCCAAAGACATTCCCCACGCGGTTTTGAATAATGGTGACAGCGACCTGCGCTTGCTGGTCATCAAAATGCCCAAACCCTAA